A region of the Candidatus Paceibacterota bacterium genome:
TGAGACACTACTCGGTACAGGATATCTTCCACAAGGAGAAGAAGATTTATATAAAACACAAGACGGAGACTATCTCGCTGGAACTGGAGAAGTTGCAACCATGGGATATTACATGGACGAAGTGATTGATAAATCACAACTACCAATTAAAATTTTGGCATTTTCTCCGTGTTATCGACGAGAAGCAGGAAGTCACGGAAAGGATACAAAGGGACTGATTCGAGTACATGAATTCTTTAAGTGGGAACTTGTCGTGCTTTGTGAGGCGAGTCATGAACAGTCTGTCATTCACCATGAAGAACTTACCAAGGACGCTGAAGAATTAATGCAACTTCTAGAAATCCCATATCATGTAGTTGCAAACTGTGGAGGTGACTTGGGACTTGGGCAAGTTAAGAAGTATGACATTGAAGCGTGGATGCCGTCTGAAAACACATACCGCGAAACAAACTCTGCCTCATATTTTCATGATTTCCAGACTCGACGAACAAATACTCGCTATCGAGATGAAGCTGGAAAAATGCAATTTGCGCACTCATTAAACAGCACAGCACTTTCAGGAAGACCTCTTATTGCACTCATTGAAAACAACCAACAAGAAGACGGATCAATTAAGATTCCTCCTATACTTCAAAAATATCTTGGAAAAGACATAATTGGTGGAGCGAAGTAACTATGCATGATAGGAGAAAGCAATCAGTGCTCGTCTCACGACGCTTTCAGGAGAAAAAGCGTAAACATACTACATGGGTTCGAATCGTACTCTTTGGTCTTACTGTTGTTGCAGTATCAAGTGCAATTAGTGTTTTTTTTATTCCAATATTCAATATCTCAAATGTTCGTGTAGATTTTGGCGCTCAAGAAAATACAGTTTCAAAATCAGTAACTCAAGATATCGAATTCAAGTTGCTTGCAATGGTCAATGAGGCAATGACAAAGCCTCGAGCATTTTTCTTGCCAGCCTCAAGTATTTTCTTTAACCGTGCGTCAAATTGGCAACAAGCACTTGAAAATACTGATCCACGATTAAAAGATCTGGAAGTTGATTCTAAAAATCGAGAACTAATCATCAAGCCGGTTGTTAGAAAACCATATGGCTCATGGTGTGGTTCGGGTTGGTGTGTATCAGTTGATACAGAAGGAGTCGTTCTTGGTAGTCAGGCTGCGGTTGCACCTTCAATGAAAACAGAAGTCGCTGATCTTGTGGTTAACGATGAAGCCCCCGTTCGGTTACTTAGAAAAGATGGTGGAGATGGAGCACCTGACCCAGGTGAGCCATATCTTGATCCTCAGGTGTTTACAGATACGCTGGCATTTGCTGGAGAAATGAAACGGGAACAATTCGATGCTGAAACGCTTATTGTTGACGGCAAATCAAGTATAGGGCAGATTGAAGGTGAACTTGTCAGTGTTTCAGGTCAACGAGTGATGTTTATGCTCTCAAACAAAGAGGGATATGCGGAAACAATAAAGTACTTTCAGTTATTTAAAGCGCAAATACGAAAAGTAGGATTTGTACTTTCTGATTATGAATATATTGATTTAAGGTTTGGTAATGCGGTCTATTATAAGAAAAAGAATTCAGTAAGTAACACAGAAGAAGAAATAACTGTTCAATGAGCATAGGATTTTGGAAACAACTTAAGCGGCCATTTTTTGTATTGGCCCCAATGGCAGACGTAACAGATGCTGCATTTCGACGTGTCATTGCCGCTCGCGGCAAACCAGACGTGATGTGGACAGAGTTTGTTTCCGCTGATGGGTTGGTGCGTGCAACTCCAGAAGGAAAAGCGAAACTGATGAAAGATTTGATTTATGTAAACGAAGAGCGTCCAATAGTCGCTCAATTGTTTTCCGCACATCCTGAATATATGAGAGAAGCCGCAAAGCTCGTTAGGGAACTAGGTTTTGATGGAATCGATATCAATATGGGTTGTCCCGATCGGTCAATTGAAAAACAAGGAGCAGGAGCTGCACTTATCAAAACTCCAGAACTTGCACGAGAGGTTATTAAAGCTGCAAAGGAAGGTGCGAGAGGTGACGGTGTAGAGATTCCTGTTTCTGTTAAGACACGTGTTGGATATAATAGCGTGACACTTGATGAGTGGTTACCAGAAATTCTCAAAGAATCTCCTGCAGCTGTCACAATTCATGCGCGTACTCGCAAAGAAATGTCCAAAGTGCCCGCAAACTGGGACTTAGTTCGACAGGCAGTTCAAATTCGAGACCACCTTGGTTCCTCAGCACTCATATTAGGTAACGGGGATGTTACAGATATTGCTGATGCACGAGAAAAAGCAGAGCGGACTGGAGCCGACGGGATTATGCTCGGACGAGCAATATTTGGTAACCCGTGGTTATTTAATGAAACTCACCCAAAGTCAGCTATTCCACTTAAAGAACAGCTAGAAGCCCTACGAGAGCATGTGCAGCTATTTGATGAGATATTGGGTGGTACAAAGTCTTTTGCGATTATGAAAAAACATTTTAAGGCGTATGTAGAAGGGTTTGATGGAGCAAAGGAGATCCGGGAGGCCCTCATGAATGCAAGTAATCCACAGGAAGTGACCTCGCTACTCTCTGCTATGATAGATGGTACTGCCGACCCTCGTTAGCCTAGGCACAAAGTCACTAATAGTTGACTATATTGATATTTTATATTAAAATAAAGTCCCATTAATTAAAAACTTATTCCATGTTTACATCGTTATTTGCACGTCTTAAGCGCCCAGCATATTACATCCCACTTGCGATTCTCATCGCAGTGTTTGGTGGTATTGCGTACGGTTCATCAAATGGTAACGGAAGTTACGAAGTTGTGACTGTAAAAGAAGGCATACTTGAAGAGATTGCAAAGGTAAACGGAAAAGTTCGTGCTGCACAAAACGTTGATCTGTCCCTTGAGCGTGGTGGACGAATCACCTCAGTCGCAAAGAACGTTGGTGATCGGGTCACTACTGGTGAACTTATCCTTTCAACGTCAGCTGGAAACCTTTCAGCGTCTGTTGACCGTGCACGAGCAAATCTTGATCGTGAAATTGCAAAGCTGGAGTCACTTCGTGAAAGCGCACGACCTGAAGAAATCCAGATTGCAACACAAAAACTGGACCTTGCGGCAACAGAAGTCCGCTCAGCTCTTCGAGATCTATCCGAGCAGGTTAGTGATGCGTACGTTCGTTCAAACGATGCAATCCGAAATACTATTGACCAATTTAACTCAGGTGGAGAAGTCTCACCAAACTTTACACTCCCAATTCGTGATGCAGGTGACGAGACAAAACTTGAAAATGGTCGTCGTCAATTGAAATACACACTAGATCGCTTTGAAGATGCAATTGAAGCCGCAGGGGACGATGCTAGTGATGCTGTAATTTCTGCAAATGTTGAAAGGGGACTTTCGGTACTTACCGACATCAGCACATACCTTACAGATTTTGCTTCAGCAATTAACGATATTCGTCCTGACGATTCATACACTCAAGATGAAATTAACTCGTGGAAAGAAGATATCTCAGCTGCACGAACATCTGTTTCTGTAGGAAGACAAAATCTCATCGCTGGACGACAGCGTCTACAAGATTCAAAAAATGATGTGTTGATCGCACAAAGTGAGCTTGAAATTAAACAAACTGGTGGAAGCGCATCAGAGATTCGAATTCAAGAAGCAGTTGTTGCACAAATGCGCGCAGACCTTCTAGCTTCACGTGCTGAACTACAAGACACAGTCATTGTTGCTCCATTTGCTGGAATCATCACTCGAATCGATGCTGAAGTTGGTGCAAGCGCACTTTCAGGCGACCCACTCGTATCCTTGATCTCAGAAGGATCTCTTGAAATTGAAGCAAACCTCCCTGAAGTGACCGTTGCTCGTGTTTCAGTTGGAGACAGCGCACGAGTGACACTCGATGCCTTTGGAAGCGGAGTCACATATGACGCAGTTGTAACATCAGTTGACCTCTCAGGAAAAGAAGTTGATGGTGTGCAGTCATACCAAACAACACTCCAGTTCGTTAATCCAGATGAACGTGTAAAGGTTGGAATGACAGCAAACGTATCAATCGTCACTGAAGTTCGCTCAAATGCAAAAATTCTCCCAAAGAATGCTGTCTCAAATATTGACGGTAAGTTTTACGTATTAAAAATAAATGGTTCAGAAAAGCCAGTTGAAACTGAAGTAACTGTTGGAATGTCAGCAGAAGGAGGAATTGAAGTTGTTTCAGGTCTTGAAGTGGAAGACCAGGTTGCTATTAAAAACTAATAGGACAGATGACATCATTTAAGGTAGGACTTTTCCTTGCGATTCGCCAACTAAGGCGGGCAAACATTTGGACTAACATCCTGATTTCTTTTGTGATGGTCCTTACCTTCCTCAACCTTGTTGTCATTAACGGTATCCTTGTTGGACTTATTCAAGGCTCAGAAGAGCAATACAAAGACCGCTACACAGGAGATGTTATCGTCTCAAAATTGATCAGTAAGCCGTATATCCAACGTACATCTGAGATTATCGCTGCTATTGAATCTATGCCTGGTATTAAGGACTATGTAGTCCGATATACAGAAGGTGGAAGTGTTCAAGCAGATTATAAAGAAAACATCAAAAAGGAAGGTGACCTCGACATGAGCACGGGTGCACTATTTTCTGGTATTAATCCTGTTAAAGAAAATGAAATCTTCGGACTCGCTGATTTCGTTGTAGAAGGAGAGTACCTACAGCCAGGTGATTTCGACAAGGTGATGATCGGAGCAAACTTGCTCTATCGATACATCCAAATTGACTCCCCTGTCTTTCGTCCGCTTAAAGGAGATATTGGCCCTGGAGACAAGGTCCGCGTAACAATTGGAGACACCATTCGCGAAGTGGAAATCAAGGGTATCGTAAAGACAAAGGTGGATGAAATCAGCTCACGAATTTTCATGGACGAGGCGCAACTTCGACAGATCGCTGGAAGAAATGCGTATGATGCAAACGAAATTTCTATCATCGCTGAGCCTGGGGTAACACAAGAATCAATTCGCGACGCACTTCTTGCTCGAGGATTCGGTGAGTACGCTACGGTCCAGACACAAAAGGAATCTATTCCTGTGTTTCTCGATCAAATCAAAGATACATTCGGCCTCCTCGGTAATGCTATGGGTCTTATTGGTCTTGTGGTTGCCTCTATCACCATCTTCATTGTTATCTTTGTGAACATCATCACACGCCGAAAGTATATCGGTATTCTTAAAGGTATCGGAGTGTCTGGAAAGGCGATTGAAATTTCATATATTTTCCAATCTGCATTTTATGCAATCGTTGGGTCAGTAATTGGACTTGTACTTACATTCTTTGTCCTCCGACCTCTCTTCTATGCGCACCCAATTGATTTCCCATTCAGTGATGGAATTCTTGCAGTTACTTGGGTTGGTACACTTGTCCGTGCTGGAATTCTGATTGTCTGCACAATCATCGCTGGATACATTCCTGCGCGAATGATTGTCCGAAGAAATACGCTCGATTCAATCCTTGGCCGATAATATTTATGTCTATGCAAAATATCATTAGTATCAAAAACCTGACAAAGACATACTCAAGCGGGAATATTGAAACCCACGTGCTTAAGGGTATTGATTTTGAAGTGAAACAAGGAGAATTCGTGGCAATCATGGGACGATCAGGAGCTGGTAAAAGTACACTTCTGTATCAGATGAGTTTGCTCGACCATCCAACTGGTGGCGCGATTGTGCTTGATGGAAAGAACACAGAAAAAATGTCCCAGGACGAACGAACAACATTTCGTTTGATGGAACTTGGATATGTGTTCCAGGACTATGCGCTCATGCCAGAACTTACTGCAATTGAAAACGTAATGATTCCACTCCTTATGCAAGGTTCACCAAAAGCTCGTGCTTCAAAAATTGCAGAAGACGCGCTTACAAAGGTAGGTTTGGGAGATAAGTTGTACAACTTGCCCTCACAGCTCTCAGGAGGCCAACAGCAGCGTGTTTCTATTGCACGTGCCATTGCACACGGTCCGAAGATTATCTTCGCTGACGAGCCAACTGCAAACCTTGATAGTGAATCATCACGACTAATTATTGATATTTTTAGAGACCTTAACGAACGCGCTGGACAAACCATCATCATGGTTACCCACGAAGAGGAATATAGTAAACTCGCAAAAAGAATTGTTACACTTTCTGATGGTCTGATCACGAGCGACATCTCGCGATAAAACTATAGTTACGATATAGTATCTATATGAACGAAGTTCTTCAGACAAATATTTTCCTTGGTATTACCGGGGTAGCAGTCATTATCATAACGTTGCTTGTCATTGTGTTATTGGTATACGGCATCAAAATATTTAGAGATGTTTCTCATATTTCGCATAAGGTAAAAGAGGAAAGCGAAGCGATTGTGGACGATGTTAGAGAATTGCGCAATAATATTAAGGAGAGTTCACCAGTTACGTCGGTTGTTTCTTTTTTCGCAAAAATACTTGGCTCACATACTCGTAAGGCACGCACCAAGCGATCAAAGGAATAATTGAAAGTGTATACTTACTAATTTTAAATTCAGATTTTCATGAGCACTAAGAAAAATACAAATAACGACAGTAAGAGTCTCGTTGAGGCGGGACTAGCCATTGGAGCAATTGCAGCAGGAGCAGCAGGAGCATATTTTATGTTTGGTTCAAAAAAAGCAAAGCAGAATCGAGCGCATATGAAGAGTTGGGTGTATAAGGCAAAGAGCGAAGTGATTGATCGCATGGAGCAGCTTAAAAACGTCAGCGAAGATGAATATAAGAAGCTTGTTGATACAGTCGTGACAACATACCAAAACAAAGGTAATGTAAGCGTCCAAGAGATTGGACAGATCGCAAAGGATCTTAAGGCTCACTGGAAGAACATCAGAAATGACATTAAGAAACACACATCACCACGATCAACAACAGCCAAGCCGGCAGCCAAGAAAAAGACCGCAAAGTAGTCTGGGTAGATCAAAAGCACCAAAAGAGACGTCATGGGGTGGCGTCTCTTCTTGGTATGAGGATGTTGTAGGAGATCCAGCGTCATACCAACAAGCAGTACTTTTACCGAATGTAGTTCGAATGCTCGCTGATACAGCAAAGCCCGGAAACACCATTGTAGATGTTGGCTGTGGTACGGGACTCTTTTCACAAGAACTTGCAAAATCAGGTGCACGTGTCATTGGTATTGATCCAGGTGAGTCCTTTATATCCAAGGCAAACGAAAGTGGAAAGGGAGAATTTAAAGTTGGTACGGCTGACGCACTTCCTGTTTCTAATAACTCAGCTGACGCGGTTATGTGTATTTTGGCACTCCAGAATATTCGCGAAGCACGTGCGGCAATTATGGAATGGAAGCGAATTATAAAAATTGGCGGAAGTGCTTTGCTTGTTCTTAACCACCCTGCATTTAGAATCCCAAAACAAACTGGATGGGGATGGGATGAGGTTGCGAGAAAGCAATATAGAAAGATTGATGCATACATGTCTGAATCAGAAGCAGGTATTGTCATGAATCCAGGAGGAAAACAAGATTCATTGACCGCATCATTTCATCGACCACTACAGTGGTATTTTAAACAGTTACACGCAGCGGGGTTTGCAGTGACACGACTTGAGGAATGGATCTCACATAAGAAAAGCGGAGCAGGACCTCGACAAGTTGAAGAAGACAGAATGAGAAAGGAAATACCACTCTTCCTTTGCTTAGAAGCAAAAAGATTGAGCTAAAGCGTGTCTTTTATATTGTACGCAAATACTACTCCAAGTGCTGCGATGCATGCTACGGCAAAGAATACGTGCGAGAGGGATATGAATGCGAGTGAAGCACTAATTCCGAGTGGAACGAGGATGTATGAAAGACTCGCGATACTCATCCACAGGCTAACAAGTTGTGCCTGGCCGTTCCGTATCATTTTAAAGAAGTAACTCTCGGCCATAATTTCTACAGAACTTGCTCCGACGCGAGTGATAAAGAGAAGCGTTGTCCACGCAACGATTGAAAGTGTATGCATGAAGGGAATTAAGCCTGTTGAAAGTGCAATGATAACAAATCCCAGGATAAGGATTTCTTTTTCACCTAAGTATTTATCTGAAATTTTTCCGAGTGGATACTCAAACAACATAAATGGCAGAAGCATGATGGTAAACATCACACCGATTTCTCCCCAACCAAAACCAATATCTCGAAGATATATAGGCATGTAAATAACCATCGCTGCGAAGAACATCTGCAGGATGAAGTTGCACATGACAATCATCCCAATACTCTTGTTCTTTATTGCAATTCTGACCCCACTTAAAATACTATGGTTACCATAATGAGAATCCTTAAAGTGTTGTACTGAGAGAATTCCGGCGAGCATTGGAAGGGTCATAAGGGCAGAAAGTGCATATACTGATACGAAATCGGTAGCTGAGAGTAGTAGTCCTGAAAGAAGTGGAATGGCCACAAACATGGAGTTAACGATCGTTAAAAACATTCCACGCGCTGATCCCGTCTGACTGTGTTTCGAATAGTGCTGGATGAAAATACTGAAGTGAAAATACATGACAGGGATAATGGCGTGATGGAGGATGAATGCTGCCATTACAACCATAGGGTGTGGGGAAGCTGCCATGACGGCGAGACTTGCCATTTCAATCATGATTGCAACCGCCATCCCTGCTCGGTTACCGATTCTTTGTAAAATAGATGGAAGAATAGCGAGAATCACGATTCCTAAGAATGATCCTCCGGCATATAAAAATCCCACTTTGTCTTCACCGACAATTCCTGAAAGGAAACTGGAGTTTATGTAAATTGTTAAAACGTAATGAACAGCAAAAAAGAGTGTTGCTGTATAAATTCTATTTAAATCCCGTGCAAACGGGTGCATGAACGAACGAAGCATGTGCAAATTATATCAGTAAAAGAAAAAACACCTGATTACCTCTATGAGCATAATCAAGTGCCTGCAATGGGGACTATGAAGCGGGTGTCACGATTCAGGTGCGTCGCCAAATGGATCAGGGTACGGAGAAGCTGTTGGTTGTGTCGAGGGTTGAAGTTCTCGAGCATTTCGAACTTCGTCACGCCCTATTACTTTTCCATTGTGAATGCCGGTTTCATATCCAGTTGCATACAGTCTGTATGCAAACGGAAGTGCTACCACAAAGAAGCACGCCAACATCAAACCCTGTAAAACATCCTTGTTCTTGCTCCTGACTGCGGAAATCATCCAGCCACACGCGAAGCCGATACAGAATACAGCAGCCGTAAGTGAGAACATTGCGAGCAGAGGTGTTTCTGCAAGACGAGAGTACTGATGCATAGGATCTCCTAAAAGAAGTACTGTTATATATTATATCACAAAAGTGATATAAGTCAACTAAACACCTAAGATAACAGGGATGATGATTGGACGCTTAGCAGTCTGTGCGAATAGGAAGTTTGTGATGTTTTCAGTCACACGCTCCTTGAGTGCATCGAAGTTGATTGGGTTCATACCAACAGCTTCGTCTTCGATCGTCTTCTTAATGATATATCGAGTCTGCTGGAGTAGATCTTGCGCTTCTCGGAGGTAGATAAATCCACGAGAGATAATATCAGGACTTTTCTTGAGTTTTCCGGTTGCAGCGTTGATGCTTGCGACAATAACGAACATTCCATCTTGTGCGAGTGCGAGACGATCCTTAAGAACCACCTCTTGCATGTCTCCGATAGAGAAGCCGTCAACAGTCATTGCTTGCCATGGAGCACGTGCCTTAATCTTTGTCACCGTCTCACCATCAGGTGAAATTTCAATGATTGAACCAGTGTCAGGTACAACAATGTTCTTCGCTGGAATACCAGTTGATTCAGCTAATTCAGCGTGGAGGCGTAGTCGGTAATGGTTACCGTGCACAGGCATGAAGAACTTAGGCTTGATCTTTCGGTGTAGCCACTCGAGTTCACCACGATTTCCGTGTCCTGTTGAGTGAATGTACACCTCAGATGTTCTGTAATGGACGATACGTGCACCGGCGCGAGCAATGTTGTCCTTCAACTTCTCTACTGACTTTTCATTTCCAGGAATAATTGAAGAAGAGAGGACAATTGTGTCACGAGGAGTGATGTGAATCACTTTATGATTCTTTGTCGCGATACGCATGAGCGCTGCAAACTCTTCTCCCTGGGCTCCAGTTGAAAGAATGATGATCTTATCTGTTGGATATCGATCCATCTCAGTTGCTTGGATGATGGTGCCTTTTTGCGTTTTTAGCATCTCAGCCAAGATGGCGATCTCAATGTTCACTTTCATACTGCGTCCTTCGATGACAATTTTCTTGCCATATTTCTCAGCAATCTCAATGATCTTGATGATACGTCGGAGTTGGGATGCGAATGTTCCGATGATCAATCGACCAGTTACTTTCTTGATGATTTCTTCCAAGCCTTCGTGCACCAATGTTTCAGGTGTTGAAAATCCGGGGTTCTCTACGTTTGTAGAGTCAGCCATAAGGAAGAGTGTCTTTTCTTTTTCAAATACCGAGTATTCTTTCTCCTCACTTTCAACTGCTTTTCCGTCAACATGTTCAAGTTTAAAGTCTCCAGGGTTAACGATAGAACCGATTGGTGTATCAATAATGACACCCATTGAGTCAGGAATAGTGTGGGTTACACCAAAGAATCGAACGGTAAGTTTTCCAAGTTGGATCTTTGTATCTTTTTCAATGATATTAATAGCCAATGGTTTTGTCTGAGGAAATTCTTCCTGACGTTTCTTGACCATGATAGCAGTCAAGTTTCGTGTGTAAATTGGCGGGTTACCAATACGAGGCATGATATATGGAAGCCCTCCGATATGGTCGAGGTGACCGTGGGTGATGATCATTCCACGGATCTTGTCCTGACGCTCTTCGAGGTATCGTGTGTTTGGAAGGATGTAATCAATACCAGGAGTATCGTCGTCTTGGAATTGGAAACCAGCATCAATAATAATGATGTCGTCCTTGTATTCAATCAAGGTCATGTTTCGTCCAATTTCTTCGACACCTCCAAGTGGGATGATGCGGATATTTTCTCCAGGTGGAGGAATAATCATTACATCTTTGCGAAGTGCTGGGTCTTCAGGACGTGCTTCAAAAGCAGCTGCTGGAATAGGAGGACGCTCAATGCGTCGGTTATTGTTTCGTGGACCTCGTCGACCGTTACGTGCACCAGCGGGAGCGCCAGTTCGTGGACCAGCTGTTCTTCCAAAGTTTCCTCGGGGAGCACTTCCAAAACTACCAGATGGACGACTAAAGCCGCTGCGGTTTCCAGTCGGTCGATTATTAAAACGTGGACGCATTCCTCCTTCAGGACGTGGTCGTGATGTCTCTAGGTGTGCACGATCTGGTCGAAGTGGTGGTGGAGGAGCATCGGGGCGCGACTCAAGACGCTCGCTTCCCATGGGGCGAGGTGAGTGTGGGCGCATTGGCCTATTTGTTGGTCTTCCAAATCCACCAGAGTGGTATGGCCTGCGTCTGCGCTCAGGAGTTCCGCCCATTTGTGGGGGAGTATTCGAATCTGTGTTCATTCTGTACTTGTTCTATGTATGTTAATAATTACAAACCTTTTTATATTTCTATAATATGTCTAAAATATTCTTAAACACCGGCCAAATTCTTTCAGTTTTGAGGTATCCCCGATATACGTGACTCAAGCGCTCTGCGGGAGCTTCGATACGAGCTGGGAACGCCTCCGTGTACTGGATAGGCGAGATGTATATATATGATGGACTATACAGGAAAACTGCCGGCATGTCATCCATGATCTGTGTTTCAATGGCGAGTAATCGCTCACTTCGTGCTGCAATTGAGAGTGTTGAAGAAGCAGATAGTTCATCAAGGGCACGATCAACTTTCGCATTTGAATACATTGCAACGTTAAGTCCTGGATCTGATCGTCGTGTTGAATGCCAAAACGCATAGAGGTCAGAGTCCTTTGCGATAACTTGTCCAAAGAGAAGGGAATCATAATCACGCTTTCGAATGACGTTTTGGTTTAGATC
Encoded here:
- the serS gene encoding serine--tRNA ligase is translated as VRKWGTIPQFSFEPKSHADLMLQQDMVDFERGTKVAGFRGYFLKKEAVELSFALWQVVLEHFTKKGYSPMMVPSLVKRETLLGTGYLPQGEEDLYKTQDGDYLAGTGEVATMGYYMDEVIDKSQLPIKILAFSPCYRREAGSHGKDTKGLIRVHEFFKWELVVLCEASHEQSVIHHEELTKDAEELMQLLEIPYHVVANCGGDLGLGQVKKYDIEAWMPSENTYRETNSASYFHDFQTRRTNTRYRDEAGKMQFAHSLNSTALSGRPLIALIENNQQEDGSIKIPPILQKYLGKDIIGGAK
- a CDS encoding tRNA-dihydrouridine synthase, with product MADVTDAAFRRVIAARGKPDVMWTEFVSADGLVRATPEGKAKLMKDLIYVNEERPIVAQLFSAHPEYMREAAKLVRELGFDGIDINMGCPDRSIEKQGAGAALIKTPELAREVIKAAKEGARGDGVEIPVSVKTRVGYNSVTLDEWLPEILKESPAAVTIHARTRKEMSKVPANWDLVRQAVQIRDHLGSSALILGNGDVTDIADAREKAERTGADGIMLGRAIFGNPWLFNETHPKSAIPLKEQLEALREHVQLFDEILGGTKSFAIMKKHFKAYVEGFDGAKEIREALMNASNPQEVTSLLSAMIDGTADPR
- a CDS encoding efflux RND transporter periplasmic adaptor subunit yields the protein MFTSLFARLKRPAYYIPLAILIAVFGGIAYGSSNGNGSYEVVTVKEGILEEIAKVNGKVRAAQNVDLSLERGGRITSVAKNVGDRVTTGELILSTSAGNLSASVDRARANLDREIAKLESLRESARPEEIQIATQKLDLAATEVRSALRDLSEQVSDAYVRSNDAIRNTIDQFNSGGEVSPNFTLPIRDAGDETKLENGRRQLKYTLDRFEDAIEAAGDDASDAVISANVERGLSVLTDISTYLTDFASAINDIRPDDSYTQDEINSWKEDISAARTSVSVGRQNLIAGRQRLQDSKNDVLIAQSELEIKQTGGSASEIRIQEAVVAQMRADLLASRAELQDTVIVAPFAGIITRIDAEVGASALSGDPLVSLISEGSLEIEANLPEVTVARVSVGDSARVTLDAFGSGVTYDAVVTSVDLSGKEVDGVQSYQTTLQFVNPDERVKVGMTANVSIVTEVRSNAKILPKNAVSNIDGKFYVLKINGSEKPVETEVTVGMSAEGGIEVVSGLEVEDQVAIKN
- a CDS encoding FtsX-like permease family protein, producing MTSFKVGLFLAIRQLRRANIWTNILISFVMVLTFLNLVVINGILVGLIQGSEEQYKDRYTGDVIVSKLISKPYIQRTSEIIAAIESMPGIKDYVVRYTEGGSVQADYKENIKKEGDLDMSTGALFSGINPVKENEIFGLADFVVEGEYLQPGDFDKVMIGANLLYRYIQIDSPVFRPLKGDIGPGDKVRVTIGDTIREVEIKGIVKTKVDEISSRIFMDEAQLRQIAGRNAYDANEISIIAEPGVTQESIRDALLARGFGEYATVQTQKESIPVFLDQIKDTFGLLGNAMGLIGLVVASITIFIVIFVNIITRRKYIGILKGIGVSGKAIEISYIFQSAFYAIVGSVIGLVLTFFVLRPLFYAHPIDFPFSDGILAVTWVGTLVRAGILIVCTIIAGYIPARMIVRRNTLDSILGR
- a CDS encoding ABC transporter ATP-binding protein produces the protein MQNIISIKNLTKTYSSGNIETHVLKGIDFEVKQGEFVAIMGRSGAGKSTLLYQMSLLDHPTGGAIVLDGKNTEKMSQDERTTFRLMELGYVFQDYALMPELTAIENVMIPLLMQGSPKARASKIAEDALTKVGLGDKLYNLPSQLSGGQQQRVSIARAIAHGPKIIFADEPTANLDSESSRLIIDIFRDLNERAGQTIIMVTHEEEYSKLAKRIVTLSDGLITSDISR
- a CDS encoding class I SAM-dependent methyltransferase; this encodes MTLRNTHHHDQQQPSRQPRKRPQSSLGRSKAPKETSWGGVSSWYEDVVGDPASYQQAVLLPNVVRMLADTAKPGNTIVDVGCGTGLFSQELAKSGARVIGIDPGESFISKANESGKGEFKVGTADALPVSNNSADAVMCILALQNIREARAAIMEWKRIIKIGGSALLVLNHPAFRIPKQTGWGWDEVARKQYRKIDAYMSESEAGIVMNPGGKQDSLTASFHRPLQWYFKQLHAAGFAVTRLEEWISHKKSGAGPRQVEEDRMRKEIPLFLCLEAKRLS
- a CDS encoding MFS transporter, whose translation is MLRSFMHPFARDLNRIYTATLFFAVHYVLTIYINSSFLSGIVGEDKVGFLYAGGSFLGIVILAILPSILQRIGNRAGMAVAIMIEMASLAVMAASPHPMVVMAAFILHHAIIPVMYFHFSIFIQHYSKHSQTGSARGMFLTIVNSMFVAIPLLSGLLLSATDFVSVYALSALMTLPMLAGILSVQHFKDSHYGNHSILSGVRIAIKNKSIGMIVMCNFILQMFFAAMVIYMPIYLRDIGFGWGEIGVMFTIMLLPFMLFEYPLGKISDKYLGEKEILILGFVIIALSTGLIPFMHTLSIVAWTTLLFITRVGASSVEIMAESYFFKMIRNGQAQLVSLWMSIASLSYILVPLGISASLAFISLSHVFFAVACIAALGVVFAYNIKDTL
- a CDS encoding ribonuclease J — its product is MNTDSNTPPQMGGTPERRRRPYHSGGFGRPTNRPMRPHSPRPMGSERLESRPDAPPPPLRPDRAHLETSRPRPEGGMRPRFNNRPTGNRSGFSRPSGSFGSAPRGNFGRTAGPRTGAPAGARNGRRGPRNNNRRIERPPIPAAAFEARPEDPALRKDVMIIPPPGENIRIIPLGGVEEIGRNMTLIEYKDDIIIIDAGFQFQDDDTPGIDYILPNTRYLEERQDKIRGMIITHGHLDHIGGLPYIMPRIGNPPIYTRNLTAIMVKKRQEEFPQTKPLAINIIEKDTKIQLGKLTVRFFGVTHTIPDSMGVIIDTPIGSIVNPGDFKLEHVDGKAVESEEKEYSVFEKEKTLFLMADSTNVENPGFSTPETLVHEGLEEIIKKVTGRLIIGTFASQLRRIIKIIEIAEKYGKKIVIEGRSMKVNIEIAILAEMLKTQKGTIIQATEMDRYPTDKIIILSTGAQGEEFAALMRIATKNHKVIHITPRDTIVLSSSIIPGNEKSVEKLKDNIARAGARIVHYRTSEVYIHSTGHGNRGELEWLHRKIKPKFFMPVHGNHYRLRLHAELAESTGIPAKNIVVPDTGSIIEISPDGETVTKIKARAPWQAMTVDGFSIGDMQEVVLKDRLALAQDGMFVIVASINAATGKLKKSPDIISRGFIYLREAQDLLQQTRYIIKKTIEDEAVGMNPINFDALKERVTENITNFLFAQTAKRPIIIPVILGV